A stretch of the Lactuca sativa cultivar Salinas chromosome 9, Lsat_Salinas_v11, whole genome shotgun sequence genome encodes the following:
- the LOC111921522 gene encoding probable WRKY transcription factor 70 isoform X1 produces MDQTATWPESLPSDRIKAFHELIQGKELTNNLREMLQWPRKIECNPTYEDGLVMQIIAMFKNTLLILGSCTSNQHLEIPTSDMCLSYSSDGQKSENSGKNEGNIIPAKRKKGCHKRRKNSWTSSQVTSTLVDDGHAWRKYGQKHINNTNHQRSYYRCTYKFDQGCLAAKQVQKIQDKPPKYKTTYMRNHTCQNLQRAPEIILDSLNSKDTSILFNFETKGLIARTRVGTFFPSIKHEQKESYPSHGNLRNEEYSFANDLHCALNACVSNNPFEPNI; encoded by the exons ATGGATCAGACTGCAACCTGGCCGGAGAGTTTGCCAAGCGACAGGATAAAAGCTTTTCACGAGCTGATCCAAGGCAAGGAGTTGACCAATAATCTGCGGGAGATGCTTCAGTGGCCGAGAAAGATCGAGTGTAATCCCACATATGAAGATGGCCTTGTGATGCAAATCATAGCGATGTTTAAGAATACACTCTTAATCTTGGGCTCTTGCACTTCGAACCAGCATCTTGAGATTCCGACAAGTGATATGTGTTTATCATATAGTTCGGATGGGCAGAAATCCGAAAATTCAGGCAAAAATGAGGGAAATATCATCCCGGCAAAACGTAAAAAGGGATGCCACAAAAGAAG AAAAAATTCATGGACGTCATCACAAGTGACCTCTACTTTGGTTGATGATGGGCATGCATGGAGAAAATATGGTCAAAAGCATATTAACAATACAAACCATCAAAG GAGTTATTATAGGTGTACCTATAAGTTTGACCAAGGATGCCTCGCAGCAAAACAAGTCCAAAAGATCCAAGACAAGCCACCAAAATATAAAACAACCTACATGAGAAACCATACTTGTCAGAATCTACAAAGAGCTCCTGAAATCATTTTGGATTCTTTAAATTCTAAAGATACATCAATCCTTTTTAACTTTGAAACAAAGGGGCTCATAGCGAGGACACGAGTTGGCACCTTTTTCCCCTCTATAAAGCATGAACAAAAGGAGAGTTACCCTTCTCATGGGAATTTGAGGAATGAGGAATATTCGTTTGCCAATGACCTACATTGTGCTCTAAACGCATGTGTTTCAAATAATCCGTTCGAACCAAATATCTAA
- the LOC111921522 gene encoding probable WRKY transcription factor 70 isoform X2 — MDQTATWPESLPSDRIKAFHELIQGKELTNNLREMLQWPRKIECNPTYEDGLVMQIIAMFKNTLLILGSCTSNQHLEIPTSDMCLSYSSDGQKSENSGKNEGNIIPAKRKKGCHKRRKNSWTSSQVTSTLVDDGHAWRKYGQKHINNTNHQRCTYKFDQGCLAAKQVQKIQDKPPKYKTTYMRNHTCQNLQRAPEIILDSLNSKDTSILFNFETKGLIARTRVGTFFPSIKHEQKESYPSHGNLRNEEYSFANDLHCALNACVSNNPFEPNI, encoded by the exons ATGGATCAGACTGCAACCTGGCCGGAGAGTTTGCCAAGCGACAGGATAAAAGCTTTTCACGAGCTGATCCAAGGCAAGGAGTTGACCAATAATCTGCGGGAGATGCTTCAGTGGCCGAGAAAGATCGAGTGTAATCCCACATATGAAGATGGCCTTGTGATGCAAATCATAGCGATGTTTAAGAATACACTCTTAATCTTGGGCTCTTGCACTTCGAACCAGCATCTTGAGATTCCGACAAGTGATATGTGTTTATCATATAGTTCGGATGGGCAGAAATCCGAAAATTCAGGCAAAAATGAGGGAAATATCATCCCGGCAAAACGTAAAAAGGGATGCCACAAAAGAAG AAAAAATTCATGGACGTCATCACAAGTGACCTCTACTTTGGTTGATGATGGGCATGCATGGAGAAAATATGGTCAAAAGCATATTAACAATACAAACCATCAAAG GTGTACCTATAAGTTTGACCAAGGATGCCTCGCAGCAAAACAAGTCCAAAAGATCCAAGACAAGCCACCAAAATATAAAACAACCTACATGAGAAACCATACTTGTCAGAATCTACAAAGAGCTCCTGAAATCATTTTGGATTCTTTAAATTCTAAAGATACATCAATCCTTTTTAACTTTGAAACAAAGGGGCTCATAGCGAGGACACGAGTTGGCACCTTTTTCCCCTCTATAAAGCATGAACAAAAGGAGAGTTACCCTTCTCATGGGAATTTGAGGAATGAGGAATATTCGTTTGCCAATGACCTACATTGTGCTCTAAACGCATGTGTTTCAAATAATCCGTTCGAACCAAATATCTAA